A single genomic interval of Lathyrus oleraceus cultivar Zhongwan6 chromosome 7, CAAS_Psat_ZW6_1.0, whole genome shotgun sequence harbors:
- the LOC127106570 gene encoding squamosa promoter-binding-like protein 2 encodes MKLNAKSLSSRWEWDNLSFFNTKEIQNSKSQPPNRSIELDRENNVELFDTPNGSGCSGSELIHNSCSIGSSSNRDKDNSKTCIFAFENSHDFNDKIELSREDPMESSNAPELSSVSGEPLLTLKLGKRMYFEDLCPESDPKNLSFFGDSMSNLSIGKKCKSIGRNLQCSHCQVEGCGLDLSSEKDYYRKHRVCESHSKSPKVVIAGLERRFCQQCSRFHALFEFDEKKRSCRRRLSHHNAKRRKPRPLDIVQSSQSALSSSRCDGEQQISPFSYSKTATNLALQNIDNNMLLQTKDFLLKPANDNVDAPSSVTMLSDDSNVNFTSKVIATKSINPGVEDFITFSDTNATQDFTCALSLLSTNPWDSYATQSISLEHSNRTSTCFQAITHAMSQGTPLASSEYISEHDQHVNSSVWISNSNCEESIHFQEFQLSREPYESGFHPLD; translated from the exons ATGAAGTTGAATGCAAAATCTCTTTCTTCACGGTGGGAATGGGATAACCTATCCTTTTTCAATacaaaagaaattcaaaattcaaaatcaCAACCACCGAATCGGAGTATCGAATTAGATCGAGAAAACAATGTCGAGTTGTTCGATACGCCCAATGGAAGTGGTTGCTCTGGGTCTGAGTTAATTCATAATTCATGTTCAATTGGTTCATCATCAAATAGGGATAAGGATAATAGCAAAACATGTATATTTGCTTTTGAAAATTCCCATGATTTCAATGATAAAATAGAATTATCTAGAGAAGATCCAATGGAAAGTTCTAATGCACCGGAGCTTTCTTCTGTATCTGGTGAACCATTGCTCACTCTAAAACTCGGTAAACGGATGTACTTTGAGGATTTATGCCCAGAAAGTGATCCCAAAAACTTATCTTTTTTTGGGGATTCCATGTCAAATTTAAGTATTGGAAAGAAATGTAAGTCAATTGGTCGGAACTTACAATGTTCGCATTGTCAAGTTGAAGGTTGTGGCCTTGACCTTTCATCGGAGAAAGATTATTATCGCAAACATAGAGTTTGTGAAAGTCATTCAAAATCTCCTAAAGTGGTGATAGCTGGTTTGGAACGTCGATTTTGCCAGCAATGTAGCAG GTTCCATGCTCTTTTTGAGTTCGATGAAAAAAAGAGAAGCTGTAGACGACGTCTTTCGCATCACAATGCAAAGCGCCGCAAACCTCGTCCGCTTGATATTGTCCAATCAAGTCAATCGGCTCTGTCTTCTTCACGATGTG ATGGAGAGCAACAGATAAGTCCATTTTCGTATTCAAAGACTGCTACAAACTTGGCCTTGCAAAACATAGACAACAACATGCTCCTCCAAACAAAAGATTTTCTCTTGAAGCCTGCAAACGATAACGTTGATGCACCGAGTTCTGTCACCATGCTTTCTGACGATTCTAATGTCAATTTTACATCCAAAGTCATTGCAACCAAGAGTATCAATCCAG GTGTAGAAGATTTCATTACCTTTTCTGATACAAATGCAACACAAGACTTTACTTGTGCTCTCTCTCTTCTGTCAACCAATCCGTGGGATTCATATGCGACTCAATCTATTTCTCTAGAACATTCTAATCGCACAAGCACTTGTTTTCAAGCCATAACACATGCAATGAGTCAGGGCACGCCGCTTGCTTCATCAGAATATATTAGTGAACATGATCAACATGTCAATTCCAGCGTGTGGATCTCAAACTCAAACTGTGAAGAAAGTATTCACTTTCAAGAATTTCAACTGTCGAGAGAACCTTATGAATCTGGTTTTCACCCGTTGGACTAA